In Gulosibacter molinativorax, a single window of DNA contains:
- the trhO gene encoding oxygen-dependent tRNA uridine(34) hydroxylase TrhO yields the protein MAVPKILLYYVFTPLADPDAIRLWQRDLCEWLGLRGRIIISKDGINGTVGGDIDACKQYYRRLREYPAFKDVDMKWSEGTGLDAHGQSIDFPKLSVKVRDEIVSFGAPQELRVDAHGVVGGGTHLKPDELHELLAEKPDAVFFDGRNAIEAEVGRFKGAIVPNTDTTHDFISEIESGKYDDLKDKPIVTYCTGGVRCEVLSALMIERGFREVYQLDGGIVRYGERFGNDGLWEGSLTVFDGREHIDFAPSPKVLGRCHQCGDPTARLQNCGDPSCRERLVTCEGCAGERIRCDAHATAA from the coding sequence ATGGCCGTCCCCAAGATTCTGTTGTATTACGTGTTCACCCCGCTCGCTGACCCCGACGCGATCCGCCTCTGGCAGCGAGACCTGTGTGAGTGGCTCGGCCTGCGCGGGCGCATCATCATCTCGAAGGACGGTATCAACGGCACGGTTGGCGGCGATATTGACGCGTGCAAGCAGTATTACCGCCGCCTGCGCGAATACCCTGCCTTCAAGGACGTCGACATGAAGTGGTCGGAGGGTACCGGGCTGGATGCGCATGGCCAGTCGATCGATTTCCCAAAGCTCAGCGTGAAGGTGCGCGACGAGATCGTGTCGTTCGGCGCGCCGCAGGAGTTGCGCGTGGACGCGCACGGCGTCGTTGGCGGTGGCACACACCTCAAGCCGGACGAGCTCCACGAGCTCCTCGCCGAGAAGCCGGATGCGGTGTTCTTCGACGGTCGCAATGCGATCGAGGCAGAGGTTGGCCGGTTCAAGGGCGCGATCGTGCCGAATACCGACACCACGCACGACTTCATCTCCGAAATCGAGTCGGGCAAGTACGACGACCTCAAGGACAAGCCCATCGTCACGTACTGCACCGGCGGCGTACGCTGCGAGGTGCTCTCGGCGCTCATGATCGAACGCGGCTTCCGCGAGGTGTACCAGCTCGACGGGGGCATCGTGCGCTACGGCGAGCGCTTCGGCAATGACGGCCTGTGGGAGGGCTCGCTCACCGTGTTCGATGGGCGCGAGCACATCGACTTCGCGCCGAGCCCCAAGGTGCTCGGGCGCTGCCACCAGTGCGGCGACCCAACCGCCCGACTGCAGAACTGTGGCGACCCCTCCTGCCGCGAGCGCCTCGTGACCTGCGAAGGATGCGCCGGGGAGCGCATCCGCTGCGATGCGCACGCAACTGCCGCATAG
- a CDS encoding helix-turn-helix transcriptional regulator encodes MTEKTRVTNTIRALRFANDEMTQAELARRIGVTRQTINAIEGGKYSPSLEMAFQIAEVFGKPIDAVFHYRVDQELGSSSS; translated from the coding sequence ATGACCGAGAAGACTCGAGTCACGAACACCATCCGGGCCCTACGGTTCGCGAATGACGAGATGACGCAGGCCGAGCTGGCACGCCGCATCGGTGTGACCCGGCAGACCATCAATGCGATCGAGGGCGGGAAATACTCGCCCTCGCTCGAGATGGCTTTCCAGATCGCCGAGGTCTTCGGAAAACCAATCGACGCGGTATTTCACTACCGCGTCGATCAGGAGTTGGGGTCGAGCTCGAGCTAG
- a CDS encoding dicarboxylate/amino acid:cation symporter: MTSENVSFELKKEPKKKPKVGLLLRIFIAIVLAVIFGLFVPEWIARIFTTFNGLFSQFLGFLIPLIIVGLVTPAIGELGRGAGKWVGITALIAYTSTIFAGFLALTVCWFVLPRMLSGVSVGPLDNPEDSALAPYFSIEIDPVFGVMTALVLSFCLGIGLTFIRRGTLQKASVEFRTIIVRIIEKVIIPLLPIYIFGMFLGLTMNGQIWTVVGTFAGVIVVVFVLTVVVLVVQYLVAGWAMKKNPFKMLWNMMPAYMTALGTSSSAATIPVTLESTLRNGVPGPIASFVVPLCATIHLAGSTLKITSFAMAIMIITGQGLDLWTLVGFVFMLGVVMIAAPGVPGGAIMAAVGVLQSMLGFDDVAVGLMIASYIAIDSFGTATNVTGDGAIAAIMARITKGKDFSFGDDEEDEREAAEAKEA; this comes from the coding sequence ATGACAAGCGAAAATGTTTCCTTCGAGCTGAAGAAGGAGCCGAAGAAGAAACCCAAGGTCGGGCTGCTGTTGCGCATCTTCATCGCGATTGTCCTGGCCGTGATCTTCGGACTGTTCGTCCCCGAGTGGATCGCGCGCATCTTCACGACGTTCAACGGCCTCTTCTCGCAGTTCCTCGGATTCCTCATCCCGTTGATCATTGTTGGACTCGTGACCCCAGCGATTGGCGAACTCGGCCGGGGCGCGGGGAAGTGGGTCGGCATCACCGCCTTGATCGCCTACACCTCGACGATCTTCGCGGGCTTCCTCGCGCTCACGGTGTGTTGGTTCGTGTTGCCGAGGATGTTGTCGGGCGTAAGCGTCGGGCCGCTCGATAACCCCGAAGACAGCGCGCTCGCGCCGTACTTCTCGATCGAGATCGATCCGGTGTTCGGCGTCATGACGGCGCTCGTGCTGTCATTCTGTCTGGGTATCGGACTCACGTTCATCCGTCGTGGCACGCTACAGAAGGCGAGCGTCGAGTTCCGCACGATCATCGTGCGGATCATCGAAAAGGTCATCATCCCGCTCCTCCCGATCTATATCTTCGGGATGTTCCTCGGCCTCACGATGAACGGCCAGATTTGGACGGTTGTCGGGACGTTCGCGGGCGTCATCGTCGTGGTGTTTGTGCTCACGGTGGTCGTGCTGGTGGTGCAGTACCTCGTGGCCGGCTGGGCGATGAAGAAGAACCCGTTCAAGATGCTCTGGAACATGATGCCGGCGTATATGACGGCGCTCGGGACGAGCTCGTCCGCGGCGACGATTCCGGTGACGCTCGAATCGACGCTCCGAAACGGCGTTCCGGGACCAATCGCATCCTTCGTCGTTCCGCTCTGCGCGACGATTCACCTCGCCGGCTCGACGCTGAAGATCACGAGCTTCGCGATGGCCATCATGATCATCACGGGCCAGGGCCTCGACCTGTGGACGCTCGTCGGCTTCGTGTTCATGCTCGGCGTCGTGATGATCGCGGCTCCCGGCGTGCCCGGCGGCGCAATCATGGCCGCGGTCGGCGTGCTGCAGTCGATGCTCGGCTTTGACGACGTGGCGGTCGGCCTCATGATCGCCAGCTACATCGCGATCGACTCCTTCGGTACCGCGACCAACGTCACGGGTGACGGCGCGATCGCCGCGATCATGGCGCGCATCACGAAGGGCAAGGATTTCTCTTTTGGTGACGACGAGGAGGATGAGCGCGAGGCGGCTGAGGCCAAGGAGGCCTAG
- a CDS encoding glycosyltransferase family 2 protein, whose translation MVSVPARAPYAASAKSPYPSFDHRPPSRASVAIAAAAPVISLLLFLWFLIHTLLSLPTLTGAGIAWLVVSLLAASALAYSSGMYLLGRAGALVRLRNHRRLTRAELDVTFLDDDSTMTVLVPSYAEEPRVVNATLWSAALQEFPSLRVVLLIDDKPHPTDPAVLAKLDETRALPGQIAAELAEPHRQARLALNDFACARGDDVCAADLQALASAYDAAAEWLTQFAARWSLTDHSDAFLVDQVFLGLATEFTELADGFRAQASANDLPNRDMLQASYLRLVRIFSCKLDTFERKRYVSLSQEANKAMNLNSYLSLMGHAWQVTTTHDGDVLVATTDPTAADFIIPDADYVLTLDADSLLVRDYCTRLVHELQRPGNERVAVIQTPYCSFPGAPTRVERVAGATTDLQHLHHLGKTHFNATFWVGANAIIRREALTDIEEINLDRGFKVHTYIQDRTVIEDTESSMDLAARGWSLINYPERLSYSATPPDFGSLVVQRRRWANGGLIILPKIVDVIRGRLADRERIGLGEVALRLDYLGSIAWTSIAVPIILLLPILGTPLSPFLFLISVPFIIAQAADLRRVGHRLIDVVWVQSLNLVLLPVNLAGVLKSIQQGITRRKIPFARTPKIADRVAAPGLFVILPYLIALGLAAASATSIMLGNVLGSVFAALTALLALVGSVVFIGVHEGYQDIVAGLKLSASARARVKNSALESPALKDPTEPIALPAVSSGY comes from the coding sequence ATGGTTTCCGTCCCTGCGCGCGCGCCGTACGCTGCCTCAGCCAAGTCCCCATACCCGAGTTTCGATCATCGTCCGCCGTCGCGGGCCAGCGTCGCGATCGCCGCGGCCGCACCCGTGATCTCGCTGCTGCTGTTCCTGTGGTTTCTCATCCACACGCTGCTCTCCCTCCCCACGCTTACGGGCGCCGGAATCGCGTGGCTCGTGGTGAGTCTGCTCGCGGCGAGTGCCCTGGCATACTCATCCGGCATGTATCTCCTCGGCCGAGCCGGGGCGCTAGTCCGTCTGCGAAATCACCGTCGCCTCACTCGCGCCGAACTTGACGTGACCTTCCTGGACGACGACTCCACGATGACCGTCCTCGTGCCCTCCTACGCTGAGGAGCCGCGGGTGGTTAACGCGACGCTCTGGTCCGCCGCGCTGCAGGAATTCCCTTCACTGCGTGTCGTGCTGCTGATCGACGACAAGCCCCACCCGACCGACCCCGCGGTGCTCGCAAAACTCGACGAAACCAGGGCGCTTCCCGGCCAGATCGCCGCAGAGCTGGCCGAGCCTCACCGCCAGGCCCGGCTGGCGCTGAACGACTTCGCGTGCGCCCGCGGCGACGACGTGTGCGCGGCGGATCTGCAGGCCCTAGCCTCCGCCTACGATGCTGCCGCCGAATGGCTTACCCAGTTCGCCGCGCGTTGGTCGTTGACCGACCATTCGGATGCGTTCCTCGTCGACCAGGTCTTCCTCGGCCTCGCCACGGAGTTCACCGAACTGGCCGACGGATTCCGCGCGCAGGCTTCCGCGAATGACCTACCGAACCGGGACATGCTCCAGGCATCCTATCTTCGTCTCGTGCGGATTTTTTCGTGCAAGCTCGACACGTTCGAGCGCAAGCGCTATGTCTCGCTCTCTCAAGAAGCGAATAAGGCGATGAACCTCAACTCGTATCTGTCACTCATGGGTCACGCGTGGCAAGTAACCACCACCCACGACGGTGACGTTTTGGTCGCGACGACCGATCCGACCGCCGCGGACTTCATCATTCCGGATGCTGACTACGTGCTGACGCTTGACGCCGACTCGCTGCTCGTGCGCGACTACTGCACCCGGCTCGTTCACGAGCTGCAGCGACCGGGGAACGAACGCGTTGCCGTGATCCAGACGCCGTACTGCTCGTTCCCCGGGGCGCCGACCCGCGTTGAGCGTGTGGCCGGCGCGACCACCGATCTGCAGCACCTACACCACCTGGGTAAGACACACTTCAACGCCACCTTTTGGGTTGGTGCGAATGCGATCATCCGGCGCGAGGCGCTCACCGATATCGAGGAGATCAACCTCGATCGTGGGTTCAAGGTCCACACCTATATCCAGGACCGCACGGTGATCGAGGACACCGAGTCCAGCATGGACCTCGCCGCGCGAGGCTGGAGCCTGATCAATTACCCCGAGCGCCTGAGCTACAGCGCCACCCCGCCCGACTTCGGATCGTTGGTCGTGCAGCGACGACGATGGGCAAACGGGGGTCTGATCATCCTGCCGAAGATTGTTGATGTGATTCGCGGTCGGCTCGCGGACCGCGAGCGGATCGGCCTCGGCGAAGTGGCACTCCGGCTGGATTACCTCGGCTCCATCGCGTGGACGAGCATCGCAGTACCCATCATTCTGCTCCTGCCGATCCTCGGCACACCGCTCAGCCCATTCCTCTTTCTCATCTCGGTGCCGTTCATCATCGCGCAGGCCGCCGACCTGCGTCGGGTCGGCCACCGGCTGATCGACGTCGTCTGGGTGCAATCGCTCAACCTCGTCTTGCTACCGGTCAATCTCGCCGGCGTTCTCAAGTCGATCCAGCAGGGCATCACCCGTAGAAAGATTCCATTCGCGCGGACGCCGAAGATTGCCGATCGCGTCGCCGCCCCGGGCCTATTCGTCATACTGCCCTACCTCATCGCGCTCGGGCTCGCGGCGGCCTCGGCGACGTCGATCATGCTCGGCAACGTCCTGGGGAGCGTGTTCGCGGCACTGACTGCCTTGCTCGCGCTCGTCGGTTCGGTCGTGTTTATCGGTGTGCACGAGGGCTACCAAGACATCGTCGCGGGCCTCAAACTTAGCGCCAGCGCGC